CTCCCAGCTCTCCAGGTATTTCCTCTGCTCCTCCGTGAGCTCCTCGATCTTTATGCCCATCGAGGCGAGCTTTATGCGGGCGACCATCTCGTCTATCTCCCTCGGGAGCACGTAGACCTTCGGTTCAAGCCTCTCGTGGTTGTTCCGTATGTATTCGGCCGCCTTTGCCTGCAGGGCGAAGCTCATGTCCATTATCTCCGCCGGGTGGCCGTCGGCCGCCGCGAGGTTCACCAGCCTGCCCTCGGCGAGCAGGTATAACCGCCTTCCGTCCTTGAGCTTGTACTCGGTTATGTTCGGCCTGGGCTCGCTTATCTCGACCGCGAGCTCCTTGAGATCCGGCTTGCTTATCTCCACGTCGAAGTGGCCGGCGTTGGCGAGGATCACCCCGTCCTTCATGACCTCGAAGTGCTCCTTTCTTATACAGTTGATGTTACCGGTAGAGGTGACGAATATGTCGCCCACCCTCGCCGCTTCCATCATGTCCATGACCATGAATCCGTCCATCCTTGCCTCAAGCGCTCTAATCGGGTCAGTCTCCACCACTACCACCGTCGCACCGAGGCCCCTCGCACGCATCGCTATGCCCCTGCCGCACCAGCCGTAGCCAACAACAACGACGTTCTTACCGGCTATGAGGAGGTTCGTTGTCCTCAGGATTCCGTCCCACGTTGACTGGCCGGTTCCGTAGC
This is a stretch of genomic DNA from Thermococcus sp.. It encodes these proteins:
- a CDS encoding adenosylhomocysteinase yields the protein MDCTKDYCVKDISLAPSGEKKIDWVSRFMPVLQHIRADFERKKPFKGVRIATTLHLEMKTAFLLLTLKAAGAEVSAAASNPLSTQDDVVAALAKAGVKVYAIRGEDREQYYEFMHRALDIEPNIIIDDGADMISTLMREREELVDGVWGASEETTTGVIRLRAMEKDGVLRFPIIAVNDSYTKYLFDNRYGTGQSTWDGILRTTNLLIAGKNVVVVGYGWCGRGIAMRARGLGATVVVVETDPIRALEARMDGFMVMDMMEAARVGDIFVTSTGNINCIRKEHFEVMKDGVILANAGHFDVEISKPDLKELAVEISEPRPNITEYKLKDGRRLYLLAEGRLVNLAAADGHPAEIMDMSFALQAKAAEYIRNNHERLEPKVYVLPREIDEMVARIKLASMGIKIEELTEEQRKYLESWEHGT